The Tardiphaga alba genome includes a window with the following:
- the phbB gene encoding beta-ketoacyl-ACP reductase — MARVAVVTGGTRGIGAAISKALKDAGYKVAATYAGNDAAAEKFKSETGIPVYKWDVSSFEACADGIKKVEAELGPVDVLVNNAGITKDGAFHKMTQESWHAVVNTNLGSLFNMTKPVIDGMRSRKFGRVINISSINGQKGQFGQVNYSAAKAGDIGFTKALALENAKLGITVNVICPGYINTEMVQAVPKDVLEKSILPLIPVGRLGEPEEIARAVLFLAADDAGFVTGSTLTVNGGQYHA; from the coding sequence ATGGCGCGCGTAGCAGTAGTGACCGGTGGAACACGAGGTATTGGCGCGGCCATCAGCAAGGCGTTGAAGGATGCGGGCTACAAGGTTGCCGCGACCTATGCCGGCAACGACGCTGCTGCCGAGAAATTCAAGAGTGAGACCGGCATCCCTGTTTACAAATGGGACGTATCGTCATTCGAAGCCTGCGCCGACGGTATCAAGAAGGTCGAGGCTGAACTTGGTCCCGTGGATGTGCTGGTCAACAATGCGGGGATCACCAAGGACGGTGCGTTCCACAAGATGACGCAGGAGTCCTGGCATGCGGTGGTGAACACCAATCTCGGCTCGCTGTTCAACATGACCAAGCCCGTCATCGACGGCATGCGCTCGCGCAAATTCGGCCGCGTCATCAACATTTCGTCGATCAACGGCCAGAAGGGCCAGTTCGGCCAGGTCAATTACTCCGCCGCCAAGGCCGGCGACATCGGCTTCACCAAGGCGCTGGCGCTGGAAAATGCCAAGCTCGGCATCACCGTCAACGTCATCTGCCCCGGCTATATCAACACCGAGATGGTGCAGGCGGTGCCGAAGGACGTGCTGGAGAAAAGCATCCTGCCGCTGATCCCCGTCGGCCGCCTCGGCGAGCCCGAGGAAATCGCACGCGCCGTGCTGTTCCTCGCAGCCGATGACGCCGGCTTCGTCACCGGCTCGACGCTGACGGTCAATGGCGGGCAGTATCACGCTTGA
- the yddG gene encoding aromatic amino acid exporter YddG, with protein sequence MTSRTATLIGLTAILMWSLLSVMTVASGRMPPFQLTAMTFAIGALAAAVSWIWRPDAVRALRQSPLTWAVGVGGLFGYHALYFVALRLAPPAEAGLLNYLWPLLIVLFSSLLPGERLYPHHIIGALLGLVGTVLLLWGNISLNAASGHAGGLFAAFCAAFVWAAYSVMSRQLKAVPTDAVAGFCFATAILAAMVHLAIETTVWPETALQWLSVIALGVGPVGAAFYTWDIGMKRGDIRVLGAASYATPLLSTGFLIVAGFAQASAHIALAAALIAGGGLIAAKDMILRKR encoded by the coding sequence ATGACCTCCCGCACCGCCACGCTCATCGGTCTCACTGCCATCCTGATGTGGTCGCTGCTGTCCGTGATGACGGTGGCGAGCGGGCGCATGCCGCCGTTTCAATTGACGGCGATGACCTTTGCCATCGGCGCCCTGGCTGCTGCAGTGAGCTGGATCTGGCGTCCCGATGCGGTCCGAGCGCTCCGGCAATCGCCGCTGACCTGGGCGGTGGGTGTCGGTGGGTTGTTCGGCTATCACGCGCTGTACTTCGTCGCGCTGCGGCTTGCGCCGCCGGCGGAAGCAGGGCTGCTGAATTATCTGTGGCCGCTGCTGATCGTGCTGTTCTCGTCGCTGCTGCCGGGCGAGCGGCTGTACCCGCATCACATCATCGGCGCGCTGCTTGGTCTGGTCGGCACGGTGCTGCTGCTGTGGGGCAATATCTCGCTGAACGCCGCATCCGGTCACGCGGGCGGACTGTTCGCAGCGTTCTGTGCCGCTTTCGTCTGGGCCGCTTATTCGGTGATGTCGCGTCAGTTGAAGGCCGTGCCGACCGATGCTGTCGCGGGCTTCTGCTTTGCGACGGCGATCCTGGCGGCGATGGTGCATCTCGCCATCGAGACCACGGTGTGGCCTGAAACGGCTCTGCAATGGCTCTCGGTGATCGCGCTCGGCGTGGGGCCCGTGGGCGCTGCATTCTATACATGGGATATCGGCATGAAGCGCGGCGATATTCGCGTGCTCGGCGCCGCCTCCTATGCAACGCCGCTGTTGTCGACAGGGTTTCTCATTGTTGCCGGCTTTGCACAGGCGAGTGCGCATATCGCGCTGGCAGCAGCGTTGATCGCCGGCGGCGGGCTGATCGCGGCGAAGGATATGATTTTGAGGAAGCGTTGA
- a CDS encoding cupin domain-containing protein, with translation MSTAAEIIATLGLQPHPEGGHYRETFRDSRTDASGRAASTAIYFLLASGERSHWHRIDAVEIWHYHAGAPLTLEIADDSGQRIITLGADLAAGQQPQGIVPPHAWQAAATTGDWTLVGCTVAPGFDFATFELAPKDWKP, from the coding sequence ATGTCGACTGCAGCCGAGATCATCGCGACGCTCGGCCTGCAGCCCCACCCTGAAGGCGGCCATTATCGCGAGACCTTTCGCGATAGCCGCACGGATGCCAGTGGCCGCGCCGCCTCCACCGCCATCTATTTCCTGCTGGCATCAGGCGAACGCTCGCACTGGCACCGCATCGATGCCGTCGAGATCTGGCACTATCATGCGGGCGCACCGCTGACATTGGAGATCGCCGATGACAGCGGACAGCGCATCATTACGCTGGGCGCGGATCTGGCAGCGGGACAACAGCCCCAAGGCATCGTGCCTCCGCATGCATGGCAGGCGGCTGCGACCACCGGCGACTGGACGCTGGTCGGCTGCACCGTGGCGCCGGGCTTCGACTTCGCGACATTCGAATTGGCACCAAAGGATTGGAAGCCGTGA
- the gloB gene encoding hydroxyacylglutathione hydrolase — protein sequence MAAEIRVFPCLSDNFGYLIHDPQSLKTAAIDAPEAGPIMKVLQREGWKLTDILITHHHADHVGGIAELKKTYGCKVTAPHDQGTAIPHVDVRVAEGDTVQVGALTARVFETPGHTLDHICYIFDSELALFSADTLFSGGCGRVFEGTYPMMWQSLKKLRSLPDDYRVYCGHEYTAANMKFCLGIDPNNEALKKRADEVTQLRAVGKPTIPTLLGLEKQINVFLRADDPAIAAAVRLKGFSEDDVFGELRERKNKS from the coding sequence ATGGCCGCTGAAATTCGCGTATTTCCCTGCCTGTCCGACAATTTCGGCTACCTGATCCACGACCCGCAAAGCCTCAAGACCGCCGCCATCGACGCGCCGGAGGCCGGCCCGATCATGAAGGTGCTGCAGCGCGAAGGCTGGAAGCTCACCGACATTCTGATTACGCACCATCATGCGGACCATGTGGGTGGCATTGCCGAACTGAAGAAGACCTATGGCTGCAAGGTCACCGCGCCGCACGACCAGGGCACCGCAATCCCGCATGTGGATGTCCGCGTCGCGGAAGGCGACACGGTGCAGGTCGGCGCATTGACTGCGCGGGTGTTCGAAACGCCCGGCCATACGCTCGACCATATCTGCTACATTTTCGACAGCGAGCTCGCGCTGTTCTCCGCCGACACGCTGTTCTCCGGCGGTTGTGGCCGGGTGTTCGAGGGCACCTATCCGATGATGTGGCAGTCGCTGAAAAAACTGCGCTCCCTGCCCGACGACTATCGCGTCTATTGCGGCCACGAATACACCGCCGCGAACATGAAGTTCTGTCTGGGCATCGACCCGAACAACGAAGCGCTGAAGAAGCGGGCCGACGAAGTGACGCAGCTGCGTGCTGTCGGCAAGCCGACCATCCCGACGCTGCTCGGCCTGGAAAAGCAGATCAATGTGTTCCTGCGCGCGGATGATCCGGCGATCGCCGCCGCCGTGCGCCTCAAGGGCTTCAGCGAGGATGACGTGTTCGGCGAGCTGCGCGAGCGCAAGAACAAGTCGTGA
- a CDS encoding class I SAM-dependent methyltransferase yields MTIDVIDLRDFYSRRLGIVARRLINRGIAAHWPDADGQRVLGIGYPTPYLGLFRENSERCIAFMPAAQGVLKWPTAKPALATLVDEFSLPLPDAAVDRIILVHALEMSDDPEGLLREVWRVLAPSGRMIAVIPNRRGVWTRSDSTPFGHGRPYSRSQITQLLRQTWFTPTAWSEALFMPPVGMGWFLRSAMAWERVGAALSMPFAGVHIVEASKQVYRAIPAKRERTKLMPALQPVLVPSSGMRRDGVTTHGITTHGAAEPQSH; encoded by the coding sequence ATGACCATCGACGTGATTGATCTCAGGGACTTCTATTCCCGCCGCCTCGGCATCGTGGCGCGGCGGCTGATCAATCGTGGCATCGCGGCGCATTGGCCGGATGCGGACGGCCAGCGTGTGCTCGGGATCGGTTATCCCACGCCGTATCTCGGCCTTTTCCGGGAGAATTCGGAACGATGCATCGCCTTCATGCCGGCCGCGCAAGGCGTGCTGAAATGGCCGACGGCTAAGCCGGCGCTGGCGACCCTGGTGGATGAATTCTCGCTGCCGCTGCCGGACGCTGCGGTGGATCGCATCATCCTGGTCCACGCGCTCGAAATGTCCGACGATCCCGAGGGCCTGTTGCGCGAAGTGTGGCGTGTGCTCGCGCCATCTGGCCGCATGATTGCGGTCATTCCGAATCGGCGCGGGGTGTGGACGCGTTCCGACAGCACGCCGTTCGGCCACGGTCGGCCCTATTCGCGTTCGCAGATCACGCAATTGCTACGCCAGACCTGGTTCACGCCGACGGCCTGGAGCGAGGCACTGTTCATGCCGCCGGTCGGCATGGGGTGGTTCTTGCGCTCGGCCATGGCGTGGGAGCGCGTCGGCGCGGCATTGTCGATGCCATTTGCCGGCGTGCATATCGTCGAGGCGTCGAAGCAGGTCTATCGCGCGATCCCGGCCAAGCGCGAACGCACCAAACTGATGCCGGCCTTGCAGCCGGTGCTGGTGCCGAGCTCGGGCATGCGCCGCGACGGCGTCACCACGCATGGCATCACCACTCATGGCGCCGCCGAACCGCAATCGCACTGA
- a CDS encoding siderophore-interacting protein, protein MTKHEITRVRHELRRRLLTVSATERLSPQMQRITLTSPELHDFVSASFDDHVKLIFPGNAETPEMREYTPRSFDTSGNTLVIDFALHEAGPATAWAMDAKVGDTLQIGGPRGSAVIPDDFDWYVLIGDETALPAIGRRLEELRPGVPVASFVIGEAQQIATRTSWSAQWIARDGKADDTALLQAALDSYTLPPGEGFVWIAAEAQVARSLRGYITGARGHNKSWTKAAGYWTRGKADTSEKSIED, encoded by the coding sequence TTGACCAAGCACGAGATTACCCGCGTCCGCCACGAACTCCGCCGACGCCTCCTCACCGTTTCCGCCACCGAACGCCTATCCCCGCAGATGCAGCGCATCACGCTGACATCGCCCGAATTGCACGACTTCGTCAGCGCGTCGTTCGACGATCACGTCAAGCTGATCTTCCCCGGCAATGCCGAGACGCCCGAGATGCGCGAATACACCCCGCGCAGCTTCGACACATCGGGCAACACGCTCGTCATCGACTTCGCGCTTCACGAAGCCGGGCCCGCGACTGCATGGGCGATGGATGCGAAAGTCGGCGATACCCTGCAGATCGGCGGCCCGCGCGGCTCCGCGGTGATCCCCGACGATTTCGACTGGTATGTCCTGATCGGCGACGAAACCGCCCTGCCCGCCATCGGACGCCGCCTCGAAGAATTGCGTCCGGGCGTGCCGGTGGCGAGCTTCGTCATCGGCGAGGCGCAGCAGATCGCGACGCGAACATCGTGGTCGGCACAGTGGATCGCGCGCGACGGCAAGGCCGACGACACCGCCTTGCTGCAGGCCGCGCTGGACAGCTACACGTTGCCGCCCGGCGAAGGCTTTGTCTGGATCGCTGCAGAAGCCCAAGTGGCCCGCAGCCTGCGCGGCTACATTACCGGCGCGCGTGGCCACAATAAATCCTGGACTAAGGCTGCCGGTTACTGGACGCGCGGCAAAGCGGATACCAGCGAAAAATCCATCGAGGACTGA
- a CDS encoding histidine kinase translates to MPSLFRFLTVVAVIGGVIYGAIFALANFVNPKPRDMTVTVQPDKFLKK, encoded by the coding sequence ATGCCCAGCCTGTTCCGGTTCCTGACGGTCGTCGCTGTCATCGGCGGGGTGATCTATGGCGCCATTTTCGCACTGGCGAATTTCGTCAATCCAAAACCCCGGGACATGACCGTCACGGTCCAGCCGGACAAATTTCTCAAGAAATAA
- a CDS encoding shikimate kinase, whose amino-acid sequence MSETVLPGLAGATQEAAIVAALGKRAVVLVGMMGAGKSTIGRRMAARLRLPFLDADHEIETAAGMSIPDIFEVHGEPHFRDGEARVIARLLESGPILLATGGGAYVRDETRQRIRDKAISLWLKADADVILRRVKKRDNRPLLKTPDPAGTIARLIEARHPFYEQTDITLDSRDVPHEKIVDEAIVALHEHLFRPQAASAIVTPTADPLSPIV is encoded by the coding sequence ATGTCCGAGACCGTCTTGCCAGGCTTGGCCGGCGCCACCCAGGAGGCTGCGATTGTCGCGGCGCTGGGCAAGCGCGCCGTCGTGCTGGTGGGGATGATGGGGGCGGGAAAATCGACCATCGGCCGGCGCATGGCGGCGCGGCTGCGATTGCCCTTCCTTGATGCCGACCACGAGATCGAGACTGCCGCCGGCATGTCGATCCCCGATATTTTCGAGGTCCATGGCGAGCCGCATTTCCGCGACGGCGAGGCGCGGGTGATTGCGCGCCTGCTCGAGAGCGGTCCGATCCTGCTCGCCACCGGTGGTGGTGCGTATGTGCGGGACGAGACCCGCCAGCGCATCCGCGACAAGGCGATCTCGCTATGGCTGAAAGCCGATGCCGACGTGATCCTGCGCCGGGTCAAGAAACGCGACAATCGCCCGTTGTTGAAGACGCCTGATCCTGCCGGCACCATCGCGCGGCTGATCGAGGCGCGGCATCCCTTCTACGAGCAAACCGACATCACCCTCGATTCCCGCGACGTGCCGCATGAGAAGATCGTGGACGAGGCGATCGTGGCCCTGCACGAGCACCTGTTCCGCCCGCAAGCTGCCTCCGCGATTGTGACGCCGACCGCTGATCCCCTGAGCCCGATTGTATGA